A region from the Candidatus Electrothrix scaldis genome encodes:
- the thiS gene encoding sulfur carrier protein ThiS produces the protein MEIRLNGESRFIDKVTKMSVAGLLEMEQVASPEMVAVQLNGEIVDRSTYHNTMIVDRNEVDFLYFMAGG, from the coding sequence ATGGAGATCAGGTTAAATGGAGAATCTCGTTTTATTGATAAGGTAACGAAGATGAGCGTTGCCGGTCTGCTGGAAATGGAGCAGGTTGCTTCCCCGGAGATGGTGGCTGTGCAGCTGAACGGCGAGATTGTTGATCGGAGTACCTATCATAACACTATGATTGTGGACAGAAACGAGGTCGATTTCCTATATTTCATGGCAGGTGGTTGA
- a CDS encoding HesA/MoeB/ThiF family protein produces the protein MVQLTDKQLERYSRHIILQEVGPEGQEKLLNAKVLVVGTGGLGSPNSLYLTAAGVGTVGIVDADVVDASNLQRQIAHSTKDLDRPKVESAAEKMRALNPDVTVKPYLMYLDASNINEIIREYDFVIDGSDNFATKFLVNDACVLAGIPFSHGGILRFNGQTTTVLPGQTACYRCSFREPPPNPVGCSRAGVLGAVAGMLGTIQAAEALKFITGAGTLLTDALLTFDAATMNFRRVNLKKRADCPVCGENPTITNLEEHVRVAACGSTD, from the coding sequence ATGGTGCAATTAACCGACAAGCAGCTGGAACGATACAGTCGTCATATCATCCTTCAGGAAGTTGGGCCGGAAGGACAGGAAAAATTACTGAACGCAAAGGTGCTGGTTGTCGGCACAGGTGGGCTGGGCTCCCCGAATTCGCTCTATCTGACCGCAGCTGGAGTCGGTACTGTTGGTATTGTTGACGCTGATGTGGTTGATGCTTCCAATCTGCAACGACAGATAGCCCATTCGACCAAGGATCTGGATCGTCCCAAGGTAGAATCTGCTGCCGAGAAAATGCGGGCGCTCAACCCTGATGTCACCGTCAAGCCCTATCTCATGTATTTAGATGCCTCAAATATTAATGAGATCATCCGCGAATATGATTTTGTCATTGATGGCAGTGATAATTTCGCAACCAAATTTCTTGTGAATGATGCCTGTGTTCTGGCTGGCATTCCATTTTCTCACGGTGGTATTCTTCGTTTTAATGGGCAGACAACCACGGTGCTTCCTGGGCAGACCGCCTGTTATCGCTGCTCGTTCAGAGAGCCGCCGCCAAACCCGGTCGGGTGCTCGCGAGCTGGAGTGCTGGGAGCAGTAGCTGGAATGCTGGGCACGATTCAGGCTGCTGAGGCCCTCAAATTCATAACCGGTGCAGGAACTTTGCTCACAGATGCCCTGCTGACCTTTGATGCGGCAACAATGAATTTCAGGCGGGTGAATTTGAAAAAACGCGCGGATTGCCCTGTCTGCGGAGAAAATCCCACGATTACAAATCTTGAGGAGCATGTCCGGGTGGCGGCCTGCGGTTCCACCGATTGA
- the sucD gene encoding succinate--CoA ligase subunit alpha, whose protein sequence is MSIWVNQDTRLLVQGITGKEGQFHALQCLEYGTKVVAGVTPGKAGQDVVGIPVFNTVFDAVQATGANASMIFVPPAFAADAILEAADAGVGLIVCITEGIPIHDMLRVRRALQGSTSRLIGPNCPGIITPGACKVGIMPGFIHKPGSIGVISRSGTLTYEVVDQLSKAGLGQSTCIGIGGDPVNGTGFIDCLAAFAQDEQTTGIVMLGEIGGTAEEEAAAYIQAQVDKPVAGFIAGLTAPPGRHMGHAGAIVSGSRGSAAAKIKALEEAGVHICQDLGRLGRFCAEIFSG, encoded by the coding sequence ATGAGTATTTGGGTTAATCAGGATACCCGGCTCCTTGTTCAGGGAATCACCGGGAAAGAAGGCCAGTTCCATGCCCTGCAATGCCTTGAATACGGCACCAAGGTAGTGGCCGGAGTTACGCCGGGTAAGGCGGGGCAGGATGTTGTTGGAATTCCGGTTTTTAATACAGTGTTTGATGCGGTGCAGGCAACCGGAGCCAATGCCTCGATGATTTTTGTTCCGCCTGCCTTTGCTGCGGATGCCATCCTGGAGGCGGCAGATGCCGGTGTTGGCCTGATTGTCTGCATCACCGAAGGGATCCCGATTCATGATATGCTGCGGGTGCGCAGAGCGCTACAGGGAAGCACCAGCCGCCTGATCGGTCCTAATTGTCCTGGTATTATTACTCCGGGAGCATGTAAGGTCGGTATTATGCCTGGTTTCATCCATAAGCCCGGCTCCATCGGGGTGATTTCTCGCTCCGGTACCCTGACCTATGAAGTGGTTGATCAGCTGAGCAAGGCTGGCTTGGGACAGTCCACCTGTATCGGTATTGGTGGTGATCCAGTGAACGGCACTGGTTTTATAGACTGTCTTGCCGCCTTTGCCCAGGATGAGCAGACCACCGGGATTGTTATGCTGGGTGAGATTGGCGGTACAGCTGAGGAAGAGGCTGCTGCTTATATTCAGGCTCAGGTCGATAAGCCGGTGGCAGGCTTTATTGCCGGGCTGACTGCTCCTCCAGGGCGCCATATGGGCCATGCCGGTGCTATCGTTTCTGGATCCCGGGGTAGTGCTGCGGCAAAGATCAAGGCTCTGGAAGAGGCTGGCGTGCATATCTGCCAGGATCTGGGGCGGCTAGGGCGGTTTTGTGCTGAGATTTTTTCCGGGTAG
- a CDS encoding sulfurtransferase TusA family protein, with protein sequence MMHYALPPSLDDDIVRFEQDFAEFRGGRLHKTAFTAKRVKMGVYLERDRSSYMCRIRCSGNIITPKQLAGVASLAKIYGKGQICVTTRAEVQLHRIEEQDVIPVLRKLKEIGLSCKGGGGNTVRNIIANYDSGISSKEVFDVQPCLQALAERLLRESDSWDLPRKMKIGFCSLTEEDSLGFVQDIGFIAHLNADGKEGFRVYIGGGLGAHPKVGVQLHEFIPQEEVYNVVRAVKNMFHLYGNRRNKHRNRLKFLLHDDLGPSAFRTYYRQELNKVLEMGYPKLDVLPLDNEKNVRRDIPLEPEKEDSDDFRTWKKRHVVNQRQKGLCRIRLSLFSGNLLADDCIALEKFSRPFGENILRFGTDQNMYLVNIPEKYLANVYKEIVGYSALSDKPMLYGNLVSCSGSQGCQAGLTAPKAVTEATFKYLDTVAAADFCPPNDIMIRISGCPNSCTNHWIADLGFYGKVRRVEGHMIPTYNVLGNGGMFGGILRIAEKIGWVHAYDLPRFITEVMRRYANFKEQSETIVDFHDYWRSGGRDIISELCTSGYNDIPSFAEDKNYYFDHGADELFSLKNLGHEECSAGIYDIINVDDKLVRKNLMQLAVEKHPTDENLETLLQGILFHGARMLLVTRGEEAKTEADVYSLFTRHFLDTGLIAEAHRPLLLSACQGKSDSLCEQKEQVIAFGEDITTLYKNMDDTMRFPGERENMMVQAAKKHDEPLTPPHGQRRRPNKFKDLSGVQCPLNFAQVKVQLFAMSPGEVLEVILDDGTPIENVPESVKSEGHTILCQEKTGEQWSVLIQKS encoded by the coding sequence ATGATGCACTATGCGCTACCGCCATCTTTAGATGACGATATTGTCCGTTTTGAACAGGATTTTGCCGAATTCAGAGGTGGGCGACTCCATAAAACTGCCTTCACTGCGAAGCGGGTGAAAATGGGGGTTTACCTGGAGAGAGATCGGTCCAGCTATATGTGCCGTATCCGTTGCAGTGGAAATATTATCACCCCGAAACAACTTGCTGGTGTTGCCTCCCTTGCCAAGATATACGGCAAGGGCCAGATTTGTGTAACCACACGGGCTGAAGTCCAGCTTCACAGGATTGAGGAGCAGGATGTGATTCCGGTCCTCCGAAAGCTGAAAGAGATCGGTCTGTCCTGTAAAGGAGGCGGTGGCAATACGGTCCGTAATATCATTGCGAATTATGATTCCGGGATCAGTTCCAAGGAGGTTTTTGATGTACAGCCTTGTTTGCAGGCCTTGGCAGAGCGCCTGCTACGAGAATCCGACAGCTGGGACTTGCCGAGGAAAATGAAGATAGGCTTCTGCTCTTTGACTGAAGAGGATTCCTTGGGTTTTGTCCAGGATATCGGATTTATTGCCCACCTGAACGCCGACGGCAAGGAAGGATTCAGAGTCTACATCGGAGGAGGACTGGGGGCGCATCCTAAGGTTGGTGTACAACTCCATGAATTTATCCCCCAGGAAGAAGTCTATAATGTGGTCAGAGCAGTAAAGAATATGTTCCATCTCTATGGAAACCGAAGAAATAAGCACCGCAACCGCCTCAAATTTCTCCTTCATGACGACCTCGGCCCCTCAGCTTTTCGTACCTATTATCGCCAGGAATTGAATAAGGTCCTTGAGATGGGTTATCCCAAGTTGGATGTTCTTCCTCTTGATAATGAGAAAAATGTGAGACGGGATATTCCCCTGGAGCCTGAGAAAGAGGACTCGGATGATTTCCGAACCTGGAAAAAGCGCCATGTGGTCAATCAGCGACAGAAGGGACTCTGTCGGATTAGACTCTCTCTTTTCTCAGGCAATTTACTGGCAGATGATTGCATAGCCCTGGAAAAATTTTCCCGGCCTTTTGGGGAAAACATCCTGCGCTTTGGTACAGATCAGAATATGTACCTGGTAAATATCCCAGAAAAATACCTGGCAAATGTCTACAAAGAGATTGTAGGATACAGTGCCTTGAGTGATAAACCCATGCTCTATGGGAATCTGGTTTCCTGTTCCGGCAGTCAGGGCTGTCAAGCCGGTCTCACAGCTCCCAAGGCAGTCACAGAGGCTACGTTTAAATATCTTGATACCGTGGCAGCAGCAGATTTTTGTCCGCCCAATGATATTATGATCCGGATCAGCGGCTGCCCGAATTCCTGCACCAATCACTGGATAGCAGACCTCGGTTTTTACGGAAAGGTGCGGCGGGTGGAGGGACATATGATTCCCACCTATAATGTACTGGGGAACGGGGGTATGTTCGGAGGTATCTTACGAATTGCTGAAAAAATCGGCTGGGTTCATGCCTATGATCTGCCACGCTTTATCACAGAAGTTATGCGTCGGTACGCGAATTTTAAGGAGCAGTCCGAGACCATAGTTGATTTTCATGATTACTGGCGTAGCGGGGGCAGGGATATTATCAGCGAACTCTGTACCTCTGGGTATAATGATATCCCTAGCTTTGCCGAAGACAAGAATTATTATTTTGATCATGGCGCTGATGAGCTCTTTTCCCTAAAAAATCTCGGGCACGAAGAGTGCTCAGCTGGTATTTATGATATCATCAATGTTGATGATAAGCTTGTCAGGAAAAATTTGATGCAGCTGGCGGTGGAGAAGCATCCCACAGATGAAAACCTGGAGACCCTGTTACAGGGTATTCTTTTTCATGGGGCCCGTATGCTGCTTGTTACTCGGGGAGAGGAGGCAAAAACAGAGGCGGATGTCTATAGCCTCTTTACTCGCCATTTCCTTGATACCGGTTTGATCGCTGAGGCACATCGGCCATTATTGCTCTCAGCCTGCCAGGGGAAATCAGACAGTCTGTGCGAGCAAAAAGAGCAGGTCATCGCATTCGGTGAGGATATCACCACCCTGTATAAGAACATGGATGATACCATGCGCTTTCCTGGTGAGCGGGAAAATATGATGGTTCAAGCTGCGAAAAAACATGACGAGCCCCTGACACCTCCTCATGGTCAGAGAAGGCGGCCTAACAAGTTTAAGGATTTGAGCGGTGTGCAATGTCCCTTGAATTTTGCCCAGGTCAAGGTGCAGCTTTTTGCTATGAGCCCGGGCGAAGTACTCGAAGTTATCCTGGATGATGGTACGCCAATTGAAAATGTTCCTGAATCTGTGAAATCAGAGGGACATACTATACTATGTCAGGAAAAAACTGGCGAACAATGGTCTGTGTTGATTCAGAAGTCCTGA
- the mnmE gene encoding tRNA uridine-5-carboxymethylaminomethyl(34) synthesis GTPase MnmE produces the protein MLPTSDETIAAIATAPGIGGIGVIRISGPESAAILGRLFVPQRSAALQEDGLLPSHRLCYGTVNDRHGAVLDEVMAVFMRAPHTYTREDVVEIQCHGSYLVLQAILAEVLLVGARAAEPGEFTKRAFLAGRIDLTQAEAVIDLLQAQSMGGVELAVSQLRGELYERISAIRDALVELLAVVELALDFPDDETDILVTDRLLKQIQEQVEQPLQFLLALADQGRVIREGVKAVIVGRPNVGKSSLLNQLLQEERALVTEIPGTTRDTIEELIAVQGIPVHLVDTAGIREHEDAVEELGIERARQKMREADLVLFVVDASRGLSSIDKELYISLDDRKRIAVLNKKDIADQELAQELSSFFAAVPQVWTAAKAGEGISELRDAIYQAIVGEREEMSEGISCAPNLRHKMILEKTLSACVQARQTLAMGGPADLLAVDLRLALDYLADIVGLTTPDDVLDVLFSRFCIGK, from the coding sequence GTGCTTCCGACAAGTGATGAGACCATAGCCGCTATTGCCACGGCACCAGGTATTGGCGGTATCGGTGTTATTCGCATCAGCGGCCCGGAATCTGCTGCAATCCTGGGCAGACTTTTTGTTCCGCAGAGGTCGGCAGCCCTGCAAGAGGATGGCCTGCTGCCGAGCCATAGGCTTTGCTACGGGACGGTCAACGATCGGCATGGGGCTGTACTTGATGAGGTTATGGCTGTCTTCATGCGGGCCCCTCATACCTATACACGGGAAGATGTTGTTGAGATACAATGTCACGGCAGTTATCTGGTCTTGCAGGCCATACTGGCCGAGGTCCTGCTGGTCGGGGCCCGTGCTGCTGAACCGGGTGAATTCACCAAGCGAGCTTTTCTTGCTGGCCGCATTGATCTGACTCAGGCTGAAGCGGTGATTGATCTGCTTCAGGCCCAGAGCATGGGCGGGGTTGAGCTGGCGGTCAGTCAGCTGCGCGGGGAACTGTATGAGCGGATTAGTGCCATCCGTGATGCCCTTGTTGAGCTTCTGGCTGTTGTTGAGCTCGCCCTGGATTTCCCTGATGATGAGACAGATATTTTGGTTACAGATCGTCTGTTGAAGCAAATACAGGAGCAGGTGGAGCAGCCGCTCCAGTTCCTGCTTGCTTTGGCAGATCAGGGCCGGGTAATTCGTGAAGGGGTGAAAGCGGTTATTGTCGGGCGTCCTAATGTGGGCAAGTCCAGCCTGTTGAATCAGCTTCTTCAGGAAGAACGGGCCTTGGTGACTGAGATTCCCGGGACTACCCGAGATACCATAGAAGAGCTGATTGCTGTGCAGGGAATTCCTGTGCATCTGGTTGATACAGCAGGTATTCGGGAGCACGAGGATGCTGTGGAGGAGCTGGGTATAGAGCGGGCCCGCCAGAAGATGCGGGAGGCTGATCTGGTCCTCTTTGTTGTTGATGCCAGCCGGGGCCTGAGCTCTATTGATAAGGAATTATACATATCCCTGGATGATCGCAAGCGGATTGCTGTCCTGAATAAAAAGGATATTGCGGATCAGGAGCTGGCACAGGAACTGAGCAGCTTTTTTGCTGCTGTGCCCCAGGTCTGGACTGCGGCCAAGGCTGGAGAAGGTATTTCGGAGTTACGAGATGCCATATATCAAGCGATAGTCGGTGAAAGGGAAGAAATGAGTGAAGGAATTTCCTGTGCGCCGAATCTTCGCCATAAGATGATTCTGGAAAAAACACTGAGCGCCTGTGTCCAGGCAAGGCAGACCCTGGCAATGGGAGGGCCTGCTGATCTGCTGGCTGTTGATCTGCGGCTGGCCCTGGACTATCTTGCTGATATTGTCGGCTTGACCACACCTGATGATGTTCTTGATGTGCTTTTCAGTCGCTTCTGCATCGGAAAATGA
- the sucC gene encoding ADP-forming succinate--CoA ligase subunit beta, producing the protein MKLHEYQAKELFSRYGLPIPEGRLAKTPEKAMEHVGRRGFPIAIKAQVHTGGRGKSGGILIASNLEDAREAVYSIHGMTLHTAQTLGKGIKVNKLLLEKTIDIDREFYLSILPEPATASFLIIASAEGGMDIEEVAATQPEKILQIRVDPLLGLQAYQVRRMAFFLGLTGELLRPFSSLLKGLYQAVVENDLLLAEINPLALTVDGELFLVDAKAEVDANALFRQKEVAALYDSSEDDPLEVEARKHKLNYIRLDGNIGTIVNGAGLAMASMDIIQQAGAEPANFLDVGGGANEEMIASGFQILLSDPQVEAILINIFGGILRCDILATGVVEAARKTGLQLPVVVRMEGTNAEQGRKILAESGLDLISAEDIDDAVQKLREMAGSTGGGEGK; encoded by the coding sequence ATGAAGCTGCATGAATATCAGGCCAAGGAGCTGTTCAGCCGCTACGGCCTGCCGATACCAGAAGGTCGCTTAGCGAAAACACCGGAAAAGGCAATGGAACACGTCGGAAGACGTGGTTTTCCCATCGCTATTAAAGCCCAGGTCCATACAGGTGGTCGGGGGAAATCCGGTGGTATCCTTATTGCCTCTAATCTGGAGGACGCCCGTGAGGCGGTGTATTCCATCCACGGTATGACTCTGCACACGGCCCAGACCCTTGGTAAAGGTATAAAGGTCAATAAGCTCCTCCTGGAAAAGACCATTGATATTGACCGGGAATTTTATCTCTCCATCCTGCCGGAGCCTGCAACCGCCTCTTTCCTTATCATTGCCTCGGCAGAAGGGGGCATGGATATTGAGGAGGTGGCAGCAACCCAGCCGGAAAAGATCCTTCAGATCCGGGTTGATCCTCTGCTTGGACTTCAGGCCTACCAGGTGCGTAGGATGGCATTTTTTCTTGGTTTGACAGGAGAACTTTTGCGTCCATTCTCTTCTCTCCTCAAGGGGCTTTATCAGGCAGTGGTGGAGAATGACCTCTTGTTAGCTGAAATTAATCCACTTGCCCTGACTGTAGATGGTGAGTTGTTCTTGGTTGATGCCAAGGCGGAAGTGGATGCAAATGCCCTGTTTCGGCAAAAGGAAGTGGCTGCTCTCTATGATAGCTCCGAAGATGATCCCCTGGAGGTAGAGGCGCGCAAGCATAAGCTGAACTACATCAGGTTGGATGGTAATATCGGGACCATTGTCAACGGTGCCGGACTGGCTATGGCCAGCATGGATATTATCCAGCAGGCCGGGGCGGAACCGGCTAATTTTCTGGATGTGGGAGGTGGAGCCAATGAGGAGATGATTGCCAGCGGGTTTCAAATTTTGCTTTCAGATCCCCAGGTTGAGGCCATTCTGATTAATATTTTCGGAGGAATCCTGCGTTGTGATATTCTGGCCACCGGTGTTGTCGAGGCAGCGCGTAAGACCGGACTACAACTGCCTGTTGTGGTGCGCATGGAAGGGACCAATGCAGAGCAGGGAAGAAAAATACTGGCTGAATCCGGGTTGGATTTGATAAGCGCCGAAGATATTGATGATGCTGTGCAGAAACTCCGGGAGATGGCAGGGAGTACAGGTGGAGGGGAAGGAAAATGA
- a CDS encoding M67 family metallopeptidase, with protein MSGWRPAVPPIEGHLLRNSTRNILPVMCSRGQEQSLPPTTASSSFMELKITEQVLAGLMAHSREAAPYEACGYLAERNGVVLQMFPLTNIDQASDHFTMDPVEQFQAVREMREQGLKLRAVYHSHPETPARPSAEDIRHAADPHISYLIISLLAGVDPVRSFRIQQGIVEEEIVRPVA; from the coding sequence ATGTCCGGGTGGCGGCCTGCGGTTCCACCGATTGAGGGACATTTACTTCGGAATTCAACAAGAAATATCTTACCCGTTATGTGCAGTAGGGGGCAGGAACAGAGCCTGCCCCCTACTACTGCTTCTTCTTCCTTCATGGAGCTGAAAATAACAGAGCAGGTTCTTGCTGGCCTGATGGCCCACAGCAGGGAGGCTGCTCCTTATGAGGCCTGTGGTTATCTGGCAGAGCGAAATGGCGTGGTTTTGCAGATGTTTCCTCTGACCAATATAGATCAGGCCTCTGATCATTTCACTATGGACCCGGTAGAACAATTCCAAGCTGTCAGGGAAATGCGAGAGCAGGGTCTGAAACTGCGGGCTGTTTATCATTCACATCCTGAGACTCCGGCCCGTCCTTCAGCGGAAGACATCCGTCATGCTGCTGATCCTCATATCAGTTATCTTATTATCTCTCTTTTAGCCGGTGTGGACCCGGTTCGTTCTTTTCGTATTCAACAGGGAATTGTTGAGGAAGAGATCGTCAGGCCAGTTGCTTAG
- a CDS encoding rhomboid family intramembrane serine protease: MTEQAEGQPPSHISAEAEGAGEDTWVLVAKGGRGEIADWSLVLSAVGIDQQLDAHTGVILTRKRDAAEAMQELQAFREENKYWPPPPTAVRPAVRTGNPPTLLMFGGMIIFHWLTGPWVKDNPWFEAGAVQSPAILEQGEWWRLTTALTLHADQVHLVGNCVIGGVIVHLLCKAVGYGMGWFVLLLAAMTGNFFNIVFRDMPHYSVGFSTAVFAAVGILCGRQLNNSASTMIRQLVLPLGAGVGLLAMLGSEGERTDLGAHLFGLASGLLYGLFLQRTDLDLLGSRRGLQLGLFLLALLLVVFSWLLASGGEYPIFPLDPLSGIRQ, from the coding sequence ATGACGGAGCAAGCAGAGGGGCAACCTCCTTCACATATCTCTGCTGAGGCCGAGGGTGCTGGGGAAGATACCTGGGTACTTGTGGCCAAGGGTGGAAGGGGAGAGATCGCAGACTGGTCTCTGGTGCTCAGTGCTGTGGGGATTGACCAGCAGCTTGATGCACACACCGGTGTGATCTTGACCAGGAAAAGGGACGCAGCAGAGGCGATGCAGGAGCTCCAGGCCTTTCGTGAGGAAAATAAGTATTGGCCCCCACCACCTACAGCGGTTCGTCCAGCGGTGCGGACCGGTAATCCGCCCACCCTGCTCATGTTCGGCGGGATGATTATCTTCCACTGGCTGACCGGGCCCTGGGTGAAAGATAACCCTTGGTTTGAGGCCGGTGCAGTACAGAGCCCTGCTATCCTGGAACAGGGAGAGTGGTGGCGCTTGACCACAGCCCTGACCCTGCATGCGGACCAGGTGCATCTTGTGGGCAATTGTGTCATCGGTGGAGTTATCGTCCACTTGCTTTGCAAGGCTGTCGGTTATGGTATGGGCTGGTTTGTTCTCTTGCTGGCTGCCATGACCGGGAATTTTTTCAATATCGTCTTCCGCGATATGCCCCATTATTCTGTGGGCTTTTCCACAGCCGTCTTTGCTGCGGTAGGTATTCTGTGCGGGCGCCAGTTAAATAACTCCGCCTCCACGATGATCCGGCAGTTGGTCCTCCCTCTTGGGGCTGGGGTGGGCTTATTGGCTATGCTGGGCTCTGAAGGAGAGCGAACCGATCTCGGTGCCCATCTCTTTGGCCTGGCCAGTGGTTTGCTCTATGGCCTGTTCCTGCAAAGAACAGATCTGGATCTGCTCGGCAGCAGACGAGGGCTGCAATTGGGCCTTTTTCTTCTCGCACTTCTCCTTGTCGTCTTCAGTTGGTTACTGGCAAGCGGTGGAGAATACCCGATCTTTCCCCTTGACCCCCTGTCTGGAATCCGGCAATAA
- the hflC gene encoding protease modulator HflC encodes MKQAIQIFILVLVAAAVASVWDGFYILQEGKQAVITQFGAPVGEPVTDAGLRFKLPFVQRVRFFEKRILIWDGDPNQIATNDKTFIFMDNTARWRISNALRFLQAVGTEMSAQTLLDDIINGAVRDLVNQNDLIEIIRSSDWDKEYSFARSRDAEMMRAPEKGRDKISEMVLQQASKNTEKYGIELIDVMFKRVNYIQSVREKVYSRMISERKRIAAEKRSLGEGRKAEILGKVERELKEITSEAKRQATEIRGQADAEATKLYGESYSKYADFYFFQKSLESYRNIIGANTSLILSPKSELLQYLESTEGR; translated from the coding sequence ATGAAACAGGCAATACAGATATTCATTCTTGTACTCGTCGCCGCTGCTGTCGCCAGTGTGTGGGATGGGTTTTATATTCTTCAGGAAGGTAAACAAGCTGTGATCACTCAGTTTGGTGCTCCGGTGGGCGAGCCGGTAACGGATGCCGGTTTACGGTTTAAGCTTCCCTTTGTCCAGCGGGTGCGTTTTTTTGAAAAACGTATTCTGATTTGGGACGGTGATCCCAACCAGATCGCCACCAATGACAAGACCTTTATCTTTATGGATAATACAGCGCGCTGGCGGATTTCCAACGCCCTCCGTTTTCTCCAGGCTGTTGGGACAGAGATGAGCGCCCAGACCCTGCTTGATGATATCATTAACGGTGCTGTCCGGGATCTGGTGAATCAGAATGATCTTATTGAGATTATTCGCTCTTCGGATTGGGACAAGGAGTATTCCTTTGCCCGGTCCCGTGATGCGGAGATGATGCGAGCACCGGAAAAGGGTCGTGATAAGATCAGCGAGATGGTCTTGCAACAGGCCTCCAAGAACACAGAGAAATATGGGATTGAGTTGATCGATGTTATGTTTAAACGGGTCAACTACATCCAAAGCGTTCGCGAGAAGGTGTATAGCCGGATGATTTCGGAACGGAAGCGAATCGCTGCGGAAAAGCGCTCCTTGGGTGAGGGGCGTAAGGCCGAGATTCTCGGTAAGGTGGAGCGTGAACTGAAGGAGATTACTTCAGAGGCTAAGCGGCAGGCCACTGAGATTCGCGGTCAGGCCGATGCAGAGGCGACCAAACTGTACGGTGAATCTTATAGTAAGTATGCGGATTTTTATTTTTTCCAGAAAAGTCTGGAGAGCTACCGCAATATCATCGGGGCGAATACCTCGCTGATCCTTTCCCCAAAATCTGAGCTCTTGCAGTATCTGGAGTCGACTGAGGGGCGCTAG
- the hflK gene encoding FtsH protease activity modulator HflK, with protein MNDQSPWGKKKKPGTPEDFLAVLIQKIRDAFNEEKQEGPPSQKGGDPEPVNFLAGIGKVILVIFAVVCFQVIYSAFYTIESGEQGVVLRFGQYHRTTEPGLHFKMPYIEHMERVDVKTVRKEEFGFRTKAPGQNSTFSKEGFDRESLMLTGDKNVIDVAWIVQYTVSDPVRFLFKVRQVKQAVRDNSETVIRRIVGNMDFDYVLGNRSVLAEMAKQELQKDLDKLESGVHVGTLQLLDITPTDAVKPAFNEVNEADQDMKRLVNEAEETYNKVIPKARGSAKQIIEEAHGYAVQRVNDAKGETVRFNAIVAEYLKAEEVTRRRMYLETMQEILPHAKQIYVMDGKEQAVLPFMNLTDNGQTRTSSEQLRSPLNTSRMQ; from the coding sequence ATGAATGATCAATCCCCCTGGGGGAAAAAGAAAAAACCAGGAACACCAGAAGATTTCCTGGCCGTCCTGATCCAGAAGATCAGGGATGCATTTAATGAAGAGAAGCAGGAAGGGCCACCTTCTCAGAAAGGGGGAGACCCGGAACCAGTTAATTTTCTTGCTGGAATTGGCAAGGTCATCCTGGTCATCTTCGCGGTGGTCTGCTTTCAGGTTATTTATTCTGCCTTTTACACCATTGAATCCGGTGAACAAGGCGTGGTTCTCCGTTTTGGTCAGTATCATCGGACCACGGAGCCGGGTCTTCATTTTAAAATGCCCTATATTGAACACATGGAAAGGGTGGATGTAAAGACCGTACGAAAAGAGGAGTTCGGTTTTCGAACCAAAGCACCGGGCCAGAACTCCACCTTCAGTAAAGAGGGATTTGATCGGGAATCACTGATGCTCACTGGCGATAAGAACGTCATTGATGTGGCCTGGATTGTTCAATACACAGTAAGCGATCCGGTTCGTTTTCTTTTTAAGGTACGTCAGGTCAAACAGGCGGTGCGTGATAATTCGGAAACGGTGATTCGCCGTATTGTCGGCAATATGGATTTTGACTACGTACTGGGAAATCGTTCTGTTCTTGCTGAAATGGCCAAGCAGGAATTGCAGAAGGACCTGGATAAGCTGGAGAGTGGAGTCCATGTGGGAACGCTCCAGCTCCTGGATATCACTCCGACAGATGCTGTTAAACCTGCCTTTAACGAGGTTAATGAGGCAGACCAGGATATGAAACGTCTGGTCAACGAGGCAGAAGAAACCTACAACAAGGTTATTCCCAAGGCCCGAGGCTCGGCAAAGCAGATCATCGAAGAGGCACACGGGTATGCTGTGCAGCGTGTGAACGATGCAAAGGGTGAGACTGTCCGTTTTAACGCCATTGTTGCGGAGTACCTGAAGGCGGAAGAGGTCACCAGGAGACGCATGTATCTTGAAACCATGCAGGAAATTCTGCCTCATGCCAAGCAGATTTATGTGATGGATGGTAAGGAACAGGCCGTGCTTCCCTTTATGAATCTGACGGATAACGGGCAGACCCGTACGTCATCAGAACAGTTACGATCTCCTCTTAATACCAGTAGGATGCAATAG